TTTATTGAGACAATCCGAGCTTTATCAACGAATTGAAAAGTCGCAAACTGAAGGGGAGGTGGAGGCAAATGCTACGCGCGATTCGTAAACCTTTCGGCTATGAACCGATTTTAACAAAAGAAGATATTAAAGGTCCCGGAAGAAAAAAAGGAGAGCGAGCGAGTAACTGGAAATTTGTTCTTCATCAAATCTGGAAGCTCGTCGATGAACAACGTGCGCTTTTACTAACGGTTCTAGCGCTTGTTTTCGTCAGCTCGGCTTTAACGCTGTTAGGTCCTTTCATGGTCGGGAAAATCATCGATATCCATATTGTCACATCGCAGTTTAATGGGCTCGGCGCGAAAATAGGAATTCTTATCGCGGTCTATATAGGTTTATCATCCTCCATGTACTTCCAAAACTATTGGATGGTCGGGATTGCCCAACAAACCGTTTATCGATTGCGAACAAACTTATTTTCTCACTTGCAAAAGTTGCCGGTCTCTTTCTTTGATAAACGACAACACGGCGAATTAATGAGCCGCATGACAAACGACATTGAAAACGTCAGTCAGACGCTAAATACATCTTTCATTCAAGTGTTCTCAAGTATTCTTACGTTGACAGGGACTGTTGCGTTAATGCTCTACTTGAGCCCGCTCTTGACGTTATTGACGATGATTATCATACCAATCATGTTTATCGCATTACGTTGGATTACGCGACGAACTGGAAAGCTTTTTAAAGAACAGCAACAAGCGGTCGGGTCTTTAAATGGAATGATCGAAGAAACGATTTCCGGACAACGTATCGTCAAAGCCTTTTCGCAAGAAGAACGCGTCATGGAGGAGTTCACTGAAAAAAGTGATCGACTTCGAAGGACGGGTTTTTGGGCATTGACGTATTCAGGTTTTATTCCCAAAGTCATGAACATGCTGAATAACGCTAGTTTTGCAGTCGTTGCGGGGGTTGGCGGAATACTAGCATTAAAAGGGGATGGGCTTGTAACGATTGGTACCATTGTTATCTTTTCCGAGTTAGCGCGTCAATTCACGCGGCCGCTGAATGATTTGGCCAACCAATTTAATACTGTATTATCAGCGCTAGCTGGAGCGGAACGTGTTTTCAACATTATGAATGAACCCATAGAGAAAGATCATGCGACAGAACATAAAGATGCGGTTCTAACAGGTGACGTTGAATTTAGAAATGTCTCATTCGGGTATGCTGTTGATACAGACGGCTACACGATTAAGGGTGTTTCATTTCATGTGAAAGCTGGAGAAACCGCCGCGATGGTTGGAGCGACCGGAGCAGGGAAGACGACGATTATGCAATTGCTCGCGCGGTTTTATGAGGTCGATAAAGGTGAAATTTATATCGACGGCATCCCGATAAGCGAATTGCCGAGACAAACGCTTCGTAGTCAAACGGCATTCGTTTTGCAAGATCCATTTTTATTCGAAGCGACTGTATTTGAAAATATTCGGTACGGAAAACTGGATGCCACCGACGAGGAAATTATTGAAGCTGCCAAAAAAGCGAATGCGCATAGCTTTATCAGCCGTTTGGAAGATGGTTATGACACGGTCCTCACTGCCGACGGGGGAGAGATATCGCAAGGACAGAAACAACTGCTGTCAATCGCCCGCGCACTAGTGGCAGATCCCGCTATCCTGTTGCTTGATGAAGCGACAAGCAGTATCGACACAGTGACCGAACTCGAAATTCAAGAAGCACTCGATCGACTGATGGAAGGTCGAACCAGCTTCGTCATCGCGCATAGACTGAACACCGTTCGTAAAGCGGACACGGTTTATGTCATGGAACAAGGAAAGCTAATTGAATCCGGCGATCAAACAGAACTTATTGAACGTCAAGGGGTTTTTTACAACATGTTGTTGGACTCGAAAATATAATAAACAAAAGCGAAGGGCGCCTGCACAGCCCCGAAGAGGAAGAATACAGTTCAATTCTTACTTGTTGGATTCGAAAATATAAAAAGAAAAAAGGCTGCGGGATTTTCCGTAGCCTTTTCGTATGAAACTAATTATTTTCTTCAATGGTAAGCGTAGTATCGTCGTCGAACGTGATTTCAAGGTCGAATTTCGAGTAATCCTCAATGTTCAAGGATTCAAGTATTTCTCTCATGATTACCTCTTTAGGTTTATCTTTAGCAATTTTGACATCCAAGAAAAACTCATCAATGGCATTCATAGCGTCTTCATCTTTTAAATGGAAATTCTCAATATTATTCTTGTATTCGGCTTCGAATGTATCGTTCTGTTTATTAACTTCGTAATCAATATCGATGGCATCTTTTCCATCGATGTCGATTTCAAGATCAAAGTCTAACAAACCAAAGCCATCACCAAAATAAAGTGAACCGTCTCGGTCTTCAACTTCAGAGGATATGGTTGGCTCATCTCTGCTTTCAACAGAACTTTTATTATTATTCTTTCCACAACCCGCAATAAGTAAAACACTAGCGAAAATGGTTATCATAAGGAATTTGGATTTTCTCAATCGTTTCACTCCCTTTCGCAATAATCCCTTTATTAGTATTTTACCGCTAATTCAGGAAACTAAACAAAAACGAATTGAATGAAGGGAGGAACTTTTTACCATTTGGCGATGTGTTCTTCAGAGCAACCGAGCATTTGACGGATTTGTAGAATCGAGTTGTCTTGCAACCGTACATATCCATTGAAATACCCGACGAGTTGATGCACTTCAGAACGAACTAATTTGGCATCTGTTTTGGAAATTCGTTCGAAAAATGGCGTGAACGTTAAATTTACATCATCCGTAAATTTTGTGCGAATTTTCCACGGTTTCATATAAAATTTATCATCATAGGTGAAAAGCACATCTTCATGCACTTTTGTCATCTGACCATCAACAAAAATTGCATTTTCGGTCATTCCGGTACCATCCGTCCACTGACCGCCGAAATTAAGCCCAATACGACGTCCCCCAATACGTTGGGATGCCATTGCCCAATTCCAACTCGCATGTCGCGGCCAAATCCCGCGCCCGAAATCAAGCACCGAAAAACTATAGTCGGCGTTAAAGTCAAAACGCTGTTCGCCAATTTTAACGAATCCATTCGTTGGTAATGTATGATGCTTCGCAGTGAATTGAAAGATGTTGCGATTTCTTGGAATGACGACGTTCAACGTTTCATCTTCAGGCGGATGAAAGATGTGAAGATCAGCATGAAGGACCTCGTTGTCAAAATCTGGTATGGAAACGGAAAGATGCGTTTCATTTTGAAGGTGAACCATTTGGACAGACATCGTGTCGTCGACGAATTTGATGCTGTCGAGTACATCTTCAGACATTTTTACTTTTCGGCCACCGGGAATGGTAATTTGTTTTTCGAAAAATCTTTGGGTTTCGAAATTTAGTATGTAAACGAAGCAAACGGCCGCGTAATCGAGATGGGTAATGGTCGCGGAAAACATAATTTCTTCTCCGTAAACGCACCAATAATTCCACTTTTTCTTTCTCATAAAGTTTTTCGTTAAATTACTTGTGATTAACGGATACCGGGCAAAGCCGATTGCTTCTGGGTTAAGCAATCCTTTATCATCACAAAGAAGAACAGGTTCTGTTATTTCTCTCTCCAAATGTTGCATCGCCGCATCCCCCTGCCTATTGTCTTCAATTTGAAATTCTGCTATACTATTATTGTATCAAATTTGAGGGGGCTTAGCCCAGCTAGGAGAGCGCTTCGCTGGCAGTTCTTAACTCAAGGGGCCTTAGTATAATGGGATTACGCTTGCATGGCATGCAAATAATACGAGTTCGATTCTCGTAGGCTCCATAAATAGTAGCACCTGAACCTTGTGGATATTGAGGTTTAGGTGCTTTTTTGATTGATTTTTTTGATGGGTTGAGGTGGTTTGGTCGTTTGTGGTGGCGCTTTAGTCGTTTGCGGACTTGCATTGGTCGTTTCAAGAATTTCAAGCCTTCGACTCATGATACTACTTAAAGTCTCATAGATTGGCTTAGGAGGAGATCTGTGTTGTACGACCGATTAGCTGCTGTCCGGTATGCGGATGAATGGTGGAATAGTTATAACCCGGCTTATCCGAAGTTCGATGTTGATTGCACGAATTATATTTCGCAATGTCTTCGGGCGGGCGGGGCACCGATGTGGGGGTATCCAAATCGGGAAAGAGGATGGTGGATCGGCGGCGGTACTTGGAGTTTTAGTTGGTCGACATCCCATTCGCTCAGATGGTATCTCGCAGGATCTACACGAGGTCTGACTGCAACACAAGTTAGTTCCGCGGAACAATTGGACCTTGGTGATGTGATTGTCTATGACTTTCAAAACGACGGAAGATTTGACCATTCAACAATCGTGACAGCAAAAAATGGCTCGGAGCCGCTCGTCAACGCGCATACGTACAATGTGAAGCATCGCACTTGGGACTATAAAGATTCCTATGCATACAGGCCGAATGCCAAGTATATTTTCTTCAAAATCAATGATAACTTCACATGAAAAATGCAGCCCGTCTACTGACTACGGGCTGCATTTCTTTTTATTCTTCATACCATAATACTGCCAGTGTGCCTTCACCAGCATGGACAGCGAGTACTGAACTAATATCGCCGATTTCAACATCAACTTCAGGTACTTGTTGGGTGATGAGCTTTTTCAAATGCTCGGCTTGCTCAGGAACATTTCCTTGCATCAAGTAGATTTTAGTAACGCCAGCACGATGGCCATCCGCTACTTTGTCAACCAAATATTGCAAGGCTCTTTTTTCAGAACGTACTTTATCGATGGCTTTAAGTTCGCCTTCCGTGGAAATTTGAACAATTGGCTTCACTTTTAGAAGACTGCCTAAGTAAAATTGAGCGGCACTCATACGTCCGCCCTTGTACAATTGGTCAAGTTTACCGATGAGGATAAAGTTCGTGCATTTACCAACCATCTTCTCCAACGCTTCTTTAATTTCCGAAACCGTTGAACCGTTTTCATGCATGTCCATCCCGCGTTGAATTAAACCTGTAATCCCATAGGAAAGGGAGAGGGAATCGATGAACGTAATCGGGAAACCGGCAATTTCAGCTCCACCTTGAGAAGATGCCAACGTGCCGCTCATTTTTGCGGAAACATGGATCGCGATAGCCTCTTCGTAGTTCTCGGCGATTTCTTTATATCGCTCAGAAAACTCCCCAGCGGAAGGTTGTGACGTTTTAGGAAACTCTTCCGCGTTCTTAATTTTCCCGTATAATTGCTCCGGAGTTAGATCAACACCGTCAACATATTGCTTTTCTCCGAAATGTATATTGAGTGGCACCGAAAAGAAATCCGGATGTTGTTGTAGCTCTTCAGGAACATAGGCAGTACTGTCTACAATCCACGCTAATGGTTTTTTAGTCACTAGTAAAATCATCCTCTATTATCGTTTTTTCTACTAATAACATTATACCATGGAAAGCATTATGCGTGTGTATGAATGTTATTTACTATTCTAATAATAGGGTCGTTTTATGACAATCTCCGTGCGGGAATAAATCGTCCCGCAACGGGAATAACATCACGCGTAACGGGAGCAACCCAACCCGACACGGGAATAAAATCCCGGCCAACCCCGTTGCGGGAATAAACTAGCGAGCAACGGGAATAACGTCGCGCGTTACGGGAGCAACCCGACCCGATACGGGAATAAAAAACCCGCCCAACCCGTTGCGGGAATAAATTAGCGAGCAACGGGAATAACGTCGCGCGTTACGGGAGCAACCCAACCCGATACGGGAATAAAATCCCGGCCAACCCTGTTGCGGGAATAAACTAGCGAGCAACAGTAATAACGTCGCGCGTTACGGGAGCAACCCAACCCGATACGGGAATAAAATCCCGGCCAACCCCGTTGCGGGAATAAACTAGCGAGCAACGGTAATAACGTCGCGCGTTACGGGAGCAACCCAACCCGATACGGGAATAAAAAACAGGTACCTGAATAATGGATTATTCAGGTACCCGTATAATCATCTAAAACCATCTTAAATAAGAACTTACTTCTTCAATTCATCCTTAGTAAAGTTTTCAATCTCATAATAATAATCGCCAATCACACGAAGACCTTGATCAAAGTTTTCTAAATGGAAGTGCTCGTTTGGCGCGTGGAAGTTTTCAGTTGATAATCCGAAGCCCATGAGCACAACCGGCAGTTCCAATACTTCATCGAATGCCGCGACAATCGGAATGGAACCTCCACCGCGCGTATACGCAGTCGGCACATTGTATACTTTTTCGTACGAACGACCCGCTGCTTGGATCGCCGGATGATCGAAAGGCGTTATAAACGGTTTGCCTTTATCGAATTCTGTAACTGTCACAGTAACGCCAGCAGGTTTATGTTTTTCAATATGCGCTTTTAGTTTTTCAACGATTTCATCTGGATCTTGGTCCGGCACAAGTCGACAAGTAATCTTTACGCCAGCTTCGGCAGGTAAAACAGTCTTGATGCCTTCTCCTGAAAAACCGCCAAAAATGCCGTTAAGCTCAAGCGTTGGACGGGCCCACGTTTGTTCTAGATACGAAAATCCTTTTTCGCCAAATAACTCAGGCACATCGATTTCATTTTTCAAATCTTCTTCATCAAATCCAAGCGCTTCATAAGCTCCGCGTTCCTCATCGCTTAAAGGACGCACATTGTCGTAAAAACCTTCAACGGCAATCGTTCCTTCTTTATCGCGGAATGATGCGAGCAACTCGACAATCGCATGAAGTGGGTTTTGAACCCCTCCGCCGTATAAACCAGAATGCAAGTCGCCTTTCGCGCCTTTCACATCGACTTGTACGCCGCAAAGTCCGCGTAGTCCGTAACAAACGGCTGGTCTGCCAGGTCCTTGCATGCCCGTATCGGAAATAACAATGACGTCCGCGGAAAGCTTGTCTTTATTATCAACAATATAGCTCTCCAAATTCGGGCTGCCGATTTCTTCTTCGCCTTCGATTAAAAACTTTACGTTAACCGGTAGGCTTCCTGATTCTTTCATTAACGCCTCAACCGCTTTAATATGCATGAAAACTTGTCCTTTATCATCACTCGCGCCGCGTGCATACAACTTATTATCGCGAACTTCAGGTTCAAAAGGAGCGCTATCCCATAATTCAAGCGGATCGACCGGTTGCACATCGTAATGACCGTATACAAGAATCGTTGGTTTGCCTTCCGCATGCAACCAATCACCGTAAACGACAGGATGGCCATCCGTCTCATTGATTTCAACGTTTTCAAGTCCAGCCTTCGTCAATGAATCAACCAACCACTCTGCAGCTTGTTGCATATCTGGTTTATGTTCGGATAAAGCGCTAATACTTGGAATACGTAAAAATTCATTTAATTCCTCGAGATGCGTTTCGCGTTGTTCGGTGAAATATTGGTCTAATTTTTCTAAATGCGTCAATCAAATCCCTCATTTCAATAAGTTTGCCTTCTGAAAATAGTATAGCAGAATTGTGTGAAATGAAGTTAAATTGTCATGTGTTTGATGGGAATTATGGTATGATATGAGGAAATAAATTAAAATAAAATTTATACATAGAAAAACGTCCCTAGGAGGAATGAAGTTTTGTTTTTCGCACTCGGATTCTTTTTAATCATGTCGTTCTTCCTTTCGGGAAGCGAAACAGCACTTACCGCAGTCAACAGGATGAAGGTCCAGCTTCGGGCTGAGCAAGATGATAAAAAATCACAAAAGCTACTCAACTTGATTTCGAAGCCGGACCGAATGATAACTGCGATTTTAATCGGAAATAATATTGCCAATATCATGATGCCGACAATCGTAACCATGATTTGTATTGAAAAAGGTTGGAAAGTCGGAATTGCAACCGGAATTTTAACAGTCGTGATTATCGTATTCGGTGAAGTGTTGCCAAAGACGATTGCCGCAACATTTGCTGATCGCGTTGCCTATGTTGTTGCACCTACAATATCACTACTTGTAAGAATTCTCACACCACTCACGGCGCTTCTTGCGACGTTTACGAATATTTTCATTCGTATTATTTCAAAAGGAACAGTTAGGGAAGCAACATTGACGAAAGAAGACCTTAGATCGATGGTGGATCTTGCAACAATCGAAGGGACTTTCGAACAAGATGAAACGCTCAGGTTAAAAGGCGTGCTTGATTTTAGGGACAAAGACGTTTGGGACGTCCTTGAAACGCATCGTACGGATGTCGTCGGTATACCGCTCACAGCCACTTATGAAGAAGTCCGCGACACCATTTTAGAGTTCTTTTACACGCGCTACCCGGTGTATGAGGAAAGTATGGATTCCATTGTCGGGATGTTTTATTCGAAAATGTTCATCGAATGGTCTTTAGAGCCTGAAAGAAAGCTCGGGGAATTCATTGACCGCGATATGATCTATGTCGTTCAAACAGCAAGTGTGGAAACTGTATTTAAAATGATGCTTTCGCAGAAGAAACATATGGCCGTTGTGCTTGATGAATACGGGGGAACGCTTGGTATTGTCACGCAAGAAGATATTATCGAAGAAATGATTGGACAAGACATTGAAGATGAAACCGATATGGAAGATGAAGTGTTGATTTATGAAAAGACGGATGACTCCCTAACTTGCCATGGTCGTTTAGAAATAATAGACGCGATGGAACTAATCGGGATCGAGCTGCCGACGGATCACGAAACGATTGGCGGGTTTGTATTACAACAACTTGGCCATTTACCGGAACCAGGCGAGCGCTTTTCGTATGAAAACTTACGGTTCGAAATAGAGGAAATGGAACGCACTCGAATTATTCGCATGAAAATCACTGCGGAAAGAGATGATTAATTTCCAACCTTACAAGTTTGTAAGATTACTGAAAGAGAATACGATGGTTCAAATTGTCTTTATTGCTGATAATAAGGTTAATAGCAAAAAGACAGGGGAGTAATAAAGATGACGAACAATCTAGATGACTTGTATGAAGAATACGGTCGGTATATCTATCATCTATGTTTAAAACTAACACGAAATAAAGAAGAAGCCGAAGACGTTATGCAAGACGTCTGGGTTAAAGTGATTCGTTACAGTGATCGACTGGATACGATCGACCATTTAAAAGGATGGATTACGACCATCTGCATGAACACGTTCCGCGATCGCTACCGAAAAAATATAAGGCATAGCGAACACGTGATGAACCAACCACCTACACTTGACGTTCCGATCCTCGATTTGGTTCCAAGTGATACATTAACGCCTGGTCAAATTGTTGAACAAAATGATATTCAATCAATCGTTCGCCAAAAAATAGACAAATTAGATGAAATCTATAAAACGACAATCGAGTACTTCTACGTCTACCAATATTCACTCAATGAAATTGCGGAAGAAATGAAAGTTTCTATCGGAACGGTCAAATCACGACTATTTCGTGCGAGAAAATACTTGAAAGAACTAATGATTGAAGATCGAGCAACTCACGAATATGTAATTGCCTAACAAACACAGCCAAATCGATGGCTGTGTTTTTTATTTACAGGAAACTATAAAATTATGTGTAGTGATAATTTCTAACATAGAGATTTCACGTCTAGCTTCAGGCCGTATCGCACCGTTTCGATTTTTCATCTGGAATAAAACCCCGTGTCATTGTTTATCGACTCTCACCACGGGGAATATATCCTATGATCTAGTAGTTTTGAAGCGGAGATGTTCGAATGAAATCTAAGAAAAAGAAAATAATAATTGGAAGCGTTGGAATACTACTTCTCATATATATAGCAACAATATTATGGCATACATTTAAACCTCTCCCAACAGGTCTCTCATACGAAGGAAAACTGCATTATACGGACGATGTTCAGATGATTACCGATTTAACATACGCGCAAAATGAAGACGGAGACGACTTGCGACACGAAATCCATATTTTTGACGAAGTGAATCAATTAATCGAGGATGCCGAACAATTCATCGTTCTCGACTTTTTTCTCTTTGACCATTATTCGGACGAAAATATTGCTTTTCCGAAAAATGTAGAGACGATGACAGAAAATCTAGTGAAGAAAAAAGAAATAAACCCGAAAATGCCAATCACTTTCATCACAGACCCACTCAACATAGGATACGGTTCCTATGAAAACAAATGGTTCGAACAAATGGAAGATGCCGGCATAAAAGTCGTCTACACAGACTTAGATCCGCTTCGTGATTCAACGCCAATCTACTCAGGCCTCTATCGAACAATTTTCAGATGGATGGATGTGAAAGGTAAAGGCTGGATTCCAAATGCGATGTCTTGCGAAGCACCGAAAATGACACTGGCCTCCTATGTGACATTATTAAATATAAAAGCCAATCATCGGAAGGCGATCGTCACCGAGAAAGAGGCTATCGTCACATCCGGAAATCCCCATAACGCGAGCGGTTTTCACGGGAATGTTGCCATGAAAGTAACAGGGCCTGTCATAAACGATATTTTAGAAGCTGAAGAAGCGGTAGTGAATTATACGAACGGCGGCACGTTGCCGCGAGCTAACATAGAAGAAAAAGAAGACGGGGAATACCAAGTCCAATATATAACAGAAAAGAAAATACTCGACACAATGCTCGTCGATATCAATAAAGCACAAAAAGGCGATCAGATATTTCTCGGAATGTTTTTCATAGCCGAGGAAAGTTTGGTCAAAGCACTTCTAGATGCGGCTAGTCGCGGGGTAGATGTGAAGATGATTTTAGATCCCAACAAAAACTCATTCGGCAGTCAAAAAACGGGCCTGCCCAATCGGCCAGTTGCTCAAAGAATGAAAAGAGATTCGAAGGGGAAAATCGATATTCGCTGGTACAATACTGTAATCGGTCAATACCACACAAAGCTCGTCGTCGTCCAAACCGCCGACGAAACCTACATTTCCAACGGCGCCGCAAATTTAACCGATCGCGCTTTAAATAACTATAATTTGGAATCAAACCTGCGCATTATCGCGCCAAATGACAGCGAGCTCGTACAAGACATCAACACTTACTTTGAGAGACTCTGGAAAAACGAAGACGCCCTATACACCGTCGACTTCGAAAAGTATCAGAACGACTTTACCTTTTATCAACGAAGTATTATTCGGTTGCAGAAATTGTTTAAGTTAACGACATACTAAAAACTTTTAAATTTATTAATTAGTCCCGTTGATTTCCGTTCCGGACGGCGCTTTCCTGCGGGCATCACCTCAATCTCCTCGTCGCTGCGCTCCTGCGGGGCTTTCGGTTGATAAAAGCAAGAGTGATCTTCTCTTGCCATCTTTGCTCTCTATTTCCGGTCGAGTAGGTGGAAACCTTTCTCCCTTTCGGGAGATTGTATTTCACACCCCTCACAGAACCGTGCGTGCGCTATTAACGCACACGGCTCTTCCATTTTATCATTCACAGAATATAGCTAATCTCTTCGCGAAGTTTAAAGATATTAACCTTTACCTTCGGTATTGGGAAAGGAAACATTCGTAGGAACAAGTTGAACTTGTCAAAGTTAAAAGATTTCCTTTGACTTCTTCTGTTCATCCATTTGAAAAATAGAATCTTAACCTTGTCTACAAAGTTTCTAACACTTCGGCTATTGTCAGTTATGCAGTAATAGTTAAAGTAACCATTCAATGACCGTTGAAGTCGTTTGGCTACAACGTGTATATTCATTGTGCGATTGGCCATAAGCCACTCTTTGCATTCTTTCAATTTAGCTCGCATCTTCTTCCCACTTGTTTTCCGTTTCACTCGGAATTTACCATGTTTACTTTGACTACAGAAATGCGTGAAGCCTAGAAATTCAAATGTTTCAGGCTTTCCTTTTCGTTTGCTGTTTCTTACAGCGTATTTCCCGAAGGGAATAATCTTTGTTTTATCCTCCGCAATTTCAAGATTGAATTTCTTCAGTCTCAAGGTTAGGGCACGATAAAAATTATTTGCTTCTGTTTCGCTTTGAAAACAGCATACGAAATCGTCCGCATACCTCACCATATATGCTTGTCCTTTACAGGACTTACGCACGGCTTTCTCAAACCATAAGTCAAGAACATAGTGAAGATAGATGTTTGCGAGAATCGGTGATATGATGCCACCTTGAGGAGTTCCAACATCTGTTTTGTAGAAACTTCCGTTTTCCATGTATCCGCCCTTTAGAAATCTTGCAATAATTCCCAATAGGGCTGGGTCGGCAATTCTATGCTTAAGGAATTTCATCAGCCATTCGTGATTGACGTTGTCAAAGAATCCCTTGATATCCACGTCAACAATAAAGTTCGTATATCGCTCCTCAAGATATACATTAAGTATTTTGAGCGCATCATGACAGTTTCGTTTCGGTCGAAACCCAAAAGAACTATCTAGGAAGATTGGTTCATACATGGCATTTAAAATCTTGGCTATCCCTCTTTGAACTATCTTATCTTCGTACTCGGGAATGCCTAACGGCCTTTTCTTATCTGAACCTGCCTTTGCAATATACGTTCTTCTAACGGGAACGGGCTTGTAGCTTTTCTTTTTCATTCTTTCTACAAGCTTTGCAATGTTTTC
This genomic window from Sporosarcina sp. Marseille-Q4063 contains:
- a CDS encoding phospholipase D-like domain-containing protein, producing the protein MKSKKKKIIIGSVGILLLIYIATILWHTFKPLPTGLSYEGKLHYTDDVQMITDLTYAQNEDGDDLRHEIHIFDEVNQLIEDAEQFIVLDFFLFDHYSDENIAFPKNVETMTENLVKKKEINPKMPITFITDPLNIGYGSYENKWFEQMEDAGIKVVYTDLDPLRDSTPIYSGLYRTIFRWMDVKGKGWIPNAMSCEAPKMTLASYVTLLNIKANHRKAIVTEKEAIVTSGNPHNASGFHGNVAMKVTGPVINDILEAEEAVVNYTNGGTLPRANIEEKEDGEYQVQYITEKKILDTMLVDINKAQKGDQIFLGMFFIAEESLVKALLDAASRGVDVKMILDPNKNSFGSQKTGLPNRPVAQRMKRDSKGKIDIRWYNTVIGQYHTKLVVVQTADETYISNGAANLTDRALNNYNLESNLRIIAPNDSELVQDINTYFERLWKNEDALYTVDFEKYQNDFTFYQRSIIRLQKLFKLTTY
- the ltrA gene encoding group II intron reverse transcriptase/maturase; translation: METKLIRIAELAKERPDMKFTSVVHLLNEENLKQCHHELPAGKATGIQKVTKEEYGENLDENIAKLVERMKKKSYKPVPVRRTYIAKAGSDKKRPLGIPEYEDKIVQRGIAKILNAMYEPIFLDSSFGFRPKRNCHDALKILNVYLEERYTNFIVDVDIKGFFDNVNHEWLMKFLKHRIADPALLGIIARFLKGGYMENGSFYKTDVGTPQGGIISPILANIYLHYVLDLWFEKAVRKSCKGQAYMVRYADDFVCCFQSETEANNFYRALTLRLKKFNLEIAEDKTKIIPFGKYAVRNSKRKGKPETFEFLGFTHFCSQSKHGKFRVKRKTSGKKMRAKLKECKEWLMANRTMNIHVVAKRLQRSLNGYFNYYCITDNSRSVRNFVDKVKILFFKWMNRRSQRKSFNFDKFNLFLRMFPFPIPKVKVNIFKLREEISYIL